From Virgibacillus natechei, the proteins below share one genomic window:
- a CDS encoding YaiI/YqxD family protein produces MKIYVDADASPVKDIVIPIAQGAQLPVVLVKSFAHFSHDEEGDGVETIYVDTGAEAADYKIMKLAKKDDIIITQDYGLASLGLAKGCTVLHHKGFTYTNENIDHLLQTRYISSMARKSGKRTKGPKPFTAEDREKFSKLFRNTIEGLN; encoded by the coding sequence ATGAAGATCTACGTTGATGCAGATGCAAGCCCAGTAAAAGATATCGTCATCCCAATAGCCCAAGGCGCACAACTTCCTGTCGTTCTTGTCAAAAGCTTTGCCCATTTTTCTCACGATGAAGAGGGAGATGGAGTGGAGACTATTTATGTTGATACTGGAGCAGAGGCTGCGGATTATAAAATTATGAAACTTGCCAAGAAAGACGATATCATTATTACACAAGACTACGGCCTTGCATCACTTGGATTAGCAAAAGGATGCACCGTACTTCATCATAAAGGCTTCACGTATACAAATGAAAATATCGACCACCTCTTACAAACACGCTACATTAGCTCCATGGCAAGAAAAAGCGGAAAACGAACAAAAGGTCCAAAGCCATTCACAGCAGAGGACCGGGAAAAATTCAGTAAACTTTTTAGAAATACAATTGAAGGATTAAACTAA
- a CDS encoding Uma2 family endonuclease, with protein MDHLDKNKTYTLDEFLFQVKEERAELYEGVPVFMAPASYEHEGVIANLIGEFRTVLKRNTCQVFGSNLQVVLPFTAEKKGIEDVTVLPDISIVCERSKLQNNRCYGAPDLVIEVLSPSTARNDRLLKRRYYEKAGVKEYLIVDFQNQIIEKYVLHLESFQLEEIYDQENQTYTSTIFPDITFTIEDIFFLN; from the coding sequence ATGGATCATCTTGATAAAAATAAAACCTATACACTAGATGAATTTCTATTCCAAGTAAAAGAAGAACGCGCAGAATTATATGAAGGGGTTCCTGTGTTCATGGCTCCAGCATCTTATGAACATGAAGGAGTAATTGCAAATTTAATTGGAGAATTTAGAACAGTGCTTAAAAGAAATACATGCCAAGTATTTGGCAGTAATCTACAAGTTGTCCTTCCTTTTACAGCTGAAAAGAAAGGAATAGAAGATGTTACTGTTTTGCCGGATATTTCCATTGTTTGTGAAAGAAGTAAATTGCAAAACAACCGTTGCTACGGCGCTCCTGATCTGGTGATCGAAGTATTATCTCCAAGCACAGCCCGGAACGACCGTCTGCTAAAAAGACGTTATTATGAAAAAGCTGGAGTAAAGGAATATCTGATTGTCGATTTCCAAAACCAGATTATAGAAAAATACGTACTACACCTAGAATCCTTCCAACTAGAAGAAATTTATGACCAAGAAAATCAAACCTACACCTCAACAATCTTTCCTGATATCACCTTTACTATAGAAGATATCTTCTTCCTAAATTAA
- a CDS encoding ArsR/SmtB family transcription factor, translating to MDKREMMEINLKQQKVISDPLRSQIIALLYEEPMTPKQTADKVGKNPGTIYYHIQQLFKHHILEIDHVSTEKGIVEKYYRAKAVSFRNPDEEVPSNHVGGSRSHMFLSDKLVKELDEEVQELFFKYAHLSYKETEEQKPYEVGFHIKEFKEEEGEE from the coding sequence ATGGATAAACGAGAGATGATGGAAATTAATTTGAAACAGCAAAAGGTTATTTCTGACCCTTTGCGCTCACAAATCATTGCATTGTTGTATGAAGAGCCAATGACGCCAAAGCAAACAGCAGATAAGGTAGGGAAAAACCCTGGAACGATTTATTATCATATCCAACAACTTTTTAAGCATCACATCTTAGAAATTGACCATGTGAGCACAGAAAAAGGGATCGTAGAAAAATATTACCGGGCAAAGGCGGTGTCGTTTAGAAACCCTGATGAGGAAGTCCCCTCTAATCATGTTGGCGGCAGCAGATCGCATATGTTTCTGTCTGACAAATTAGTAAAAGAATTAGATGAAGAAGTTCAGGAACTGTTTTTTAAGTACGCGCACTTGTCTTACAAAGAGACGGAGGAACAAAAGCCGTATGAGGTTGGTTTCCATATTAAAGAATTTAAAGAAGAGGAGGGGGAAGAGTGA
- a CDS encoding MFS transporter has translation MKAFFIERNFLILLSGVFINGIGGGVYAVSGMLLVLHLSGSVLYSGFAFFAVSLANAMGFLVAPLANYFKYKNGLVICGFLKAALLFTIPLCYITVGLNVYYVIFLLFTISLLSQFTYPIESTILPIIVGKDNIIQANSYLQTVREAMDVVFVAGAGILVAFIGSVQAILITAICMLLSALAYTLFNFQQPEESKDKQSVGNVLDVYKSDLKAGIGYIRYSLIPKMIVSIIFINLAMGVMTTNLPAFALIKGGSEATYGFYMAALSLGIMIGTIMTSKIKEIGFGRLTIISFSGTGVLWMGTALLPVIPSLILFCLGAISIGIINILIFSAVQQQVETLFIGRVITVLSSAASIGIPFGALAGGVIGETFTPVVPVFICGIAMCVFSFSWLSSSVLRKLPKIDEAKLFPAKQVEEV, from the coding sequence GTGAAAGCATTTTTTATCGAACGCAATTTCCTAATATTATTGTCAGGTGTGTTCATTAACGGTATTGGTGGCGGGGTTTATGCTGTATCCGGGATGTTGCTCGTTCTTCATTTGAGCGGAAGCGTTCTCTATTCAGGTTTTGCATTTTTTGCTGTTTCACTTGCGAACGCTATGGGGTTTCTTGTTGCGCCGTTAGCCAATTATTTCAAGTATAAAAATGGGTTAGTCATCTGTGGATTTTTGAAGGCGGCTCTTCTGTTTACGATTCCATTGTGCTATATAACCGTTGGCCTTAACGTCTATTATGTCATTTTTCTATTATTTACGATTTCCCTTCTTTCTCAATTTACCTATCCAATTGAGTCGACTATTCTTCCTATAATAGTTGGAAAAGACAATATTATTCAAGCCAATTCTTATTTACAGACAGTTCGGGAAGCAATGGATGTTGTATTTGTAGCTGGTGCAGGAATTCTTGTTGCATTTATAGGATCCGTTCAAGCGATTTTAATTACGGCTATTTGCATGTTATTGTCCGCTCTTGCTTATACCTTATTTAATTTCCAACAACCAGAAGAATCTAAAGATAAACAATCAGTTGGCAATGTTTTGGATGTATACAAAAGTGATCTAAAGGCAGGGATTGGTTATATTCGATATTCACTCATTCCAAAGATGATCGTATCCATTATATTTATAAACTTGGCAATGGGCGTAATGACGACAAACTTGCCTGCTTTTGCGCTCATTAAAGGAGGAAGTGAAGCAACATATGGCTTTTATATGGCGGCGTTGTCGCTTGGGATAATGATTGGAACGATTATGACATCGAAAATAAAAGAAATTGGATTTGGACGATTAACGATCATCAGTTTTAGTGGTACCGGCGTGCTGTGGATGGGTACAGCTCTTCTTCCCGTTATCCCATCACTTATCCTTTTTTGTTTGGGAGCAATCTCCATTGGCATTATTAATATACTGATATTTTCCGCAGTTCAGCAACAAGTTGAAACGTTGTTCATTGGGCGGGTCATAACGGTATTATCAAGTGCAGCATCAATCGGTATACCTTTTGGTGCGCTTGCTGGAGGTGTCATTGGTGAAACATTTACTCCAGTTGTTCCAGTCTTTATATGCGGAATAGCGATGTGTGTCTTTAGCTTTAGCTGGTTAAGCAGTTCTGTGCTACGAAAGCTTCCTAAAATTGATGAGGCGAAATTATTCCCTGCAAAACAGGTAGAGGAAGTCTAA
- a CDS encoding DUF3219 family protein, whose amino-acid sequence MNQKVIINDLAINAMNYQEETVTEEGKDLFKIGFDFKVTSSDYHDVTTLLYKNDFTVKVPGRNINLYATIYNYSTSITNLYEEDAVGDFKLELMEKV is encoded by the coding sequence ATGAATCAAAAAGTGATCATTAATGATTTAGCAATAAACGCAATGAATTACCAAGAAGAAACGGTTACGGAAGAGGGTAAAGATCTGTTTAAAATAGGTTTTGATTTTAAAGTAACCAGCAGTGATTACCATGATGTAACCACTTTACTTTATAAAAATGATTTTACTGTTAAGGTGCCAGGAAGAAATATCAATTTATATGCAACCATTTATAATTACTCCACGTCCATTACGAATTTGTATGAGGAAGATGCAGTCGGGGACTTTAAGCTGGAGTTAATGGAAAAGGTATAG
- a CDS encoding LemA family protein: MLPTIIVIAIVLILAIFLITSYNRLIKLRNWVQEAWSQIDVQLKRRHDLIPNLVNTVKGYAEHERETLESVVEARSQLVNGSPQERIDADNQIEGALKSIFALSESYPDLKANENFLNLQEELSTTENKVAYSRQLYNKSVAEYNIKRQSFPTNLMASMFNFEGEEPLSIPEEEREVPDVSF; the protein is encoded by the coding sequence ATGCTACCAACTATTATTGTGATAGCCATTGTTCTGATTCTGGCCATTTTTCTTATCACATCGTATAACCGACTGATCAAATTACGAAACTGGGTGCAGGAAGCTTGGAGTCAGATTGATGTTCAATTGAAAAGACGTCATGACCTGATCCCCAACCTTGTAAATACAGTGAAGGGCTATGCTGAACATGAACGTGAAACATTGGAGAGCGTTGTGGAAGCACGAAGTCAATTGGTTAATGGATCACCGCAAGAACGTATAGATGCTGATAATCAAATTGAAGGGGCACTGAAATCAATTTTTGCCTTATCGGAATCTTATCCAGATTTAAAAGCGAATGAGAACTTTTTAAACCTTCAAGAAGAACTGTCAACAACGGAAAACAAAGTAGCCTATTCTAGACAGCTTTATAATAAGTCTGTTGCCGAATATAATATTAAGCGGCAATCGTTCCCTACCAATCTTATGGCAAGTATGTTTAATTTTGAAGGAGAAGAACCTCTTTCTATACCCGAAGAAGAAAGAGAAGTTCCGGATGTAAGCTTTTAA
- the htpX gene encoding zinc metalloprotease HtpX, whose translation MLYQQINQNKRKTVLLVALFSVLVLVLGSAIGYLLNNDFVSGVIITIIVLAIYVPITLKTANAQVLKMSGSKEIQRKDHPQLFGVVEELSIAARIPMPKVYIVEDPAPNAFATGTKPEKGAVAFTTGLLDRLNREELSGVAAHEIAHIRNYDIRLMTICVALVGVIVLVANIGSRMMLFGGARRGGGNNKSNPILMILAIVLVILAPIAAQFVKLAVSRNREYLADASAVEFTRNPKGLINALNKISQDPNDVKEAKEATASMYISNPFKKKRKKKSSLWSTHPPMESRIEQLKNM comes from the coding sequence ATGCTATATCAACAAATTAACCAAAATAAACGAAAAACAGTTTTACTTGTGGCTTTATTTAGTGTGCTTGTCCTAGTGCTTGGCTCGGCAATAGGCTATTTATTAAACAATGATTTTGTCTCAGGTGTTATCATTACGATCATTGTATTAGCTATTTATGTGCCGATCACGTTAAAAACTGCGAACGCTCAAGTATTGAAAATGTCTGGTTCAAAAGAGATCCAGCGTAAGGATCATCCGCAACTTTTTGGTGTGGTTGAGGAGCTCTCTATTGCCGCTCGTATACCAATGCCAAAGGTTTATATCGTAGAAGATCCAGCACCTAATGCCTTTGCAACTGGAACCAAACCAGAGAAGGGGGCAGTGGCTTTTACGACAGGTTTGTTAGATAGATTGAATCGTGAAGAACTATCAGGAGTAGCTGCCCATGAAATCGCACATATTCGCAATTATGATATACGTTTGATGACGATTTGTGTTGCTCTGGTTGGTGTTATTGTTCTCGTTGCTAATATTGGGTCACGAATGATGCTTTTCGGTGGTGCACGAAGAGGTGGGGGGAATAATAAGAGTAATCCGATACTAATGATACTTGCAATTGTGTTGGTTATTCTTGCTCCAATAGCTGCTCAATTTGTAAAACTGGCTGTCTCCAGAAACCGTGAATACTTAGCAGACGCGTCAGCGGTTGAATTTACACGTAATCCAAAAGGGCTAATCAATGCTTTAAATAAAATAAGCCAAGATCCAAATGATGTAAAAGAAGCAAAGGAAGCTACTGCTTCTATGTACATTTCGAATCCATTTAAAAAGAAACGGAAGAAGAAAAGCTCCTTATGGTCAACACACCCTCCAATGGAAAGTCGAATTGAGCAATTGAAGAATATGTAG
- a CDS encoding class I SAM-dependent rRNA methyltransferase, which yields MTSAIELKVKAKYIAQYKNKYPLISKDAILNPDVLKGEGSIVHLVDENNQFIAKGYYGKQNKGIGWVLTHSKGEKIDSSFLKVKIQTAINKRQAFYKDKETTAFRVFNGEGDGIGGLTIDYFAGFYLINWYSEGIFSFKDQIIRILDELGAYQGMYEKKRFDTKGQYMDDDDYVKGVQAEFPIIVKENGMNYAVDLNDGAMVGIFLDQRDVRKAIRDKYAKGKNVLNTFSYTGAFSVAAALGASSKTTSVDLAKRSKSKTVEQFRVNGIDYEQQDIIVMDVFDYFKYAKRKNLKYDVVILDPPSFARSKKRTFSSAKDYPALIEDTISITEKNGVIIASTNNATFSMKKFKGFVERAFKEMNTAYKILEEFSLPPDFQVDRNFPQGNYLKVLVAKKLS from the coding sequence ATGACTTCAGCAATTGAATTAAAAGTAAAAGCGAAATATATAGCGCAATATAAAAATAAATACCCTTTGATAAGTAAGGATGCGATCCTAAATCCTGATGTGCTTAAAGGTGAAGGTAGCATTGTACATTTAGTCGATGAGAATAACCAGTTTATTGCAAAAGGCTACTATGGGAAACAAAACAAAGGGATTGGTTGGGTATTGACACATAGCAAAGGAGAGAAAATTGATTCTTCTTTTTTGAAAGTTAAAATCCAAACAGCAATAAACAAAAGACAAGCCTTCTATAAAGATAAAGAAACCACTGCATTCCGAGTTTTTAATGGGGAAGGCGATGGGATCGGTGGATTGACAATTGATTATTTTGCTGGGTTTTACTTAATCAATTGGTATAGTGAGGGGATATTTTCCTTTAAAGATCAGATTATTCGTATACTTGATGAGCTTGGAGCGTATCAGGGTATGTATGAGAAGAAACGCTTTGATACAAAGGGACAATATATGGACGATGATGATTATGTAAAAGGGGTTCAGGCTGAATTTCCAATTATTGTAAAAGAAAATGGGATGAATTATGCAGTCGATTTAAATGATGGTGCGATGGTGGGTATTTTTCTTGATCAGCGTGATGTGAGAAAAGCGATCCGTGATAAATATGCCAAGGGGAAAAATGTGCTCAACACATTTTCCTATACAGGTGCTTTTTCTGTGGCTGCTGCTCTTGGCGCTTCTAGCAAGACGACAAGTGTTGATCTGGCAAAACGCAGTAAAAGTAAAACGGTTGAGCAATTTCGTGTGAATGGGATTGATTATGAACAGCAGGACATTATTGTGATGGATGTGTTTGATTATTTTAAGTATGCGAAGCGGAAGAATCTCAAATACGACGTAGTCATTCTGGATCCACCTAGCTTTGCCCGATCGAAAAAACGGACATTCAGTTCTGCTAAAGATTATCCAGCCCTTATTGAAGATACCATTTCAATTACAGAGAAGAATGGTGTCATTATTGCTTCAACGAATAATGCAACTTTTTCAATGAAGAAATTTAAAGGCTTTGTGGAGAGAGCGTTCAAAGAAATGAATACAGCCTATAAAATTTTGGAAGAATTCTCCTTACCGCCAGATTTTCAAGTTGATCGGAATTTTCCCCAAGGTAATTATTTAAAGGTGTTAGTTGCGAAGAAATTAAGTTGA
- the thrB gene encoding homoserine kinase: MKEFIISIPASSANLGPAFDSGGIALNLYLTLKVAESDQWELISQSSFLPTDANYEENLIYQVAKETAKRHNKQLPTCKLTINSDIPLARGFGSSASAIIAGIELANQVCELSLSPDEKLTYGTEFEGHPDNIAPSLFGGLTITSKHFKNDVDWLRIPDLDLDVVGYIPEFELETKAARGVLPAYFSKEQATTASSISNVLIASLFSGNYELAGKMMENDLFHEPYRSELIPHYHEIKKEAKRCGVYGTVISGAGPTMVSFAEKGKGKSIAEHMQQFLQGYQISALQIDTNGLQINNTIKTAVE, from the coding sequence ATGAAGGAATTTATCATCTCTATTCCGGCTAGCTCTGCAAACTTAGGGCCAGCCTTTGATTCAGGCGGAATTGCATTAAACCTTTACTTAACATTAAAAGTTGCTGAATCTGATCAATGGGAACTTATAAGCCAATCCTCTTTCCTGCCAACTGATGCAAATTATGAGGAAAATTTAATCTATCAAGTTGCAAAAGAAACTGCCAAGCGTCATAATAAGCAGCTACCTACTTGTAAACTTACTATAAATAGTGATATTCCATTAGCGCGAGGATTCGGAAGCAGTGCTTCAGCAATTATTGCTGGGATTGAACTGGCCAACCAAGTATGTGAGCTCTCTTTATCCCCTGACGAGAAACTCACATACGGAACTGAATTTGAAGGACATCCGGATAATATAGCACCATCCTTATTCGGTGGACTTACCATCACTTCAAAACATTTTAAAAATGATGTTGATTGGCTTAGAATACCTGATTTAGATTTAGATGTAGTAGGATATATCCCTGAATTCGAACTGGAAACAAAGGCTGCTAGGGGGGTCCTTCCTGCCTATTTCTCCAAAGAACAAGCCACTACTGCAAGCAGTATCAGCAACGTGCTGATAGCTTCCCTTTTCTCCGGGAACTATGAGCTCGCAGGAAAGATGATGGAAAACGATTTATTTCATGAACCATATCGATCGGAACTCATCCCACATTATCATGAGATTAAAAAGGAAGCGAAGCGTTGTGGCGTTTATGGAACCGTTATTAGTGGTGCCGGTCCTACCATGGTTTCTTTTGCGGAAAAAGGGAAAGGGAAAAGTATTGCTGAGCATATGCAACAGTTTTTACAAGGTTATCAGATCTCTGCATTACAGATTGATACAAATGGACTGCAAATTAACAATACGATAAAAACAGCTGTAGAATAA
- the thrC gene encoding threonine synthase: protein MKWPGLLKHYKPYLPVTSETPELTLQEGNTPLIHFPALSKQLGIELHGKIEGVNPTGSFKDRGMVLAVAKAIEEGSKSVICASTGNTSASAAAYAARAGIKAIIVIPKGKIALGKLAQAMMYGAEIVEIDGNFDDALKMVRRVSEKTAVTLVNSVNPYRLEGQKTAAFEVCEQLGSAPDVLAIPVGNAGNISAYWKGFKEYHQLKQTGLPKMFGFEAEGAAAIVNNNVFPNPETIATAIRIGNPASWELAVNARDESNGAINAVTDDEITNAFNLLAKKEGIFAEPGSSASIAGLIQQCEKGEIEPGSKVVAVLTGNGLKDPQTAIDQLEVDPVTLPNDEKAVMDYLEDMVKV from the coding sequence GTGAAATGGCCAGGACTACTGAAACACTATAAGCCTTACCTCCCTGTCACAAGTGAAACACCTGAACTCACACTACAAGAGGGAAATACACCACTTATTCATTTTCCAGCTCTATCCAAGCAATTAGGAATAGAGTTACATGGAAAAATAGAAGGGGTTAATCCAACCGGTTCGTTTAAAGATCGAGGAATGGTATTAGCTGTTGCAAAAGCAATTGAAGAAGGAAGTAAATCTGTAATTTGTGCATCAACTGGCAACACTTCTGCTTCAGCTGCTGCATATGCAGCAAGAGCAGGTATCAAAGCTATCATTGTTATCCCGAAAGGAAAGATAGCACTTGGGAAGCTTGCTCAGGCAATGATGTATGGCGCTGAAATCGTGGAGATTGACGGAAACTTTGATGATGCCTTAAAAATGGTAAGAAGGGTAAGTGAAAAAACGGCCGTGACGCTCGTCAATTCCGTGAACCCGTACCGACTCGAAGGACAAAAAACGGCAGCTTTCGAAGTGTGCGAACAGCTGGGGTCTGCTCCCGACGTCCTTGCTATTCCTGTTGGAAATGCAGGGAATATTAGTGCTTATTGGAAAGGGTTTAAGGAGTATCACCAATTAAAGCAAACAGGATTACCGAAAATGTTTGGCTTTGAAGCGGAAGGTGCAGCAGCAATAGTCAATAACAACGTATTCCCTAATCCAGAAACAATTGCTACAGCGATTCGAATAGGAAATCCAGCGAGTTGGGAACTTGCTGTTAACGCAAGAGATGAATCAAATGGAGCAATCAATGCGGTTACAGATGATGAAATAACGAATGCCTTTAACCTTCTAGCAAAAAAAGAAGGTATCTTTGCTGAGCCTGGATCCAGCGCTTCCATAGCTGGGCTTATTCAACAATGCGAGAAAGGCGAGATTGAGCCTGGCAGTAAAGTTGTAGCTGTCCTAACAGGGAATGGATTAAAAGATCCACAAACAGCTATTGATCAATTAGAGGTAGATCCAGTGACGTTACCAAATGACGAAAAAGCTGTTATGGATTACCTAGAAGATATGGTGAAGGTATGA
- a CDS encoding homoserine dehydrogenase, translating into MRENISIGLLGLGVVGAGVAQIIENHREKLIHQLGSEVNVKSVLVRDPEKIRNIDKEQTHITTNPDDILKDPEIDVIVEVMGGVEEARQYILQAFSAKKHVVTANKDLVALHGPELQEIASLNKCDFYYEASVAGGIPILRGITGGLSADHIQQVMGIVNGTTNYILTKMDNEGVSYEDALMEAKDLGFAEADPTADVEGLDAARKMAILGRLAFSTNVDLEEVEVSGIKNLELADLEYGNTLGYTMKLIGSAKCKDQKVEVNVQPTLLSKNHPLADVKNEYNAVYVYGEAVGETMFYGPGAGGLPTATAIMSDVVEVIKHIHLGVNGTQVTEPRFKKELMKADQRFGQYYLRLHVKDEVGVFSAVSSLFNELNISFKRILQNPIKKHEVAEIVLVTHQTSLENFNKSLNKLKDLNVVLDVKSYYKVEGDVTSEMARTTETL; encoded by the coding sequence GTGAGGGAAAATATATCTATTGGTCTTTTAGGTTTAGGAGTTGTCGGAGCGGGTGTTGCTCAAATTATTGAAAACCATCGAGAGAAGCTAATTCATCAACTCGGTTCAGAAGTGAATGTAAAAAGTGTGCTCGTTCGTGATCCTGAAAAAATACGAAATATCGATAAAGAACAAACACATATCACCACGAATCCTGATGATATTCTAAAGGATCCAGAAATTGATGTCATCGTTGAGGTAATGGGTGGAGTGGAGGAAGCTCGACAGTATATTCTGCAAGCTTTTTCCGCAAAGAAACATGTTGTTACCGCAAATAAGGATTTAGTAGCGTTACACGGTCCAGAACTCCAAGAAATAGCAAGTTTAAACAAATGTGACTTTTATTACGAAGCAAGTGTTGCAGGTGGAATCCCGATTTTGAGAGGAATAACTGGCGGGCTTTCAGCTGATCACATACAACAAGTTATGGGAATTGTAAACGGAACAACCAATTACATTTTAACAAAAATGGATAACGAAGGTGTATCCTATGAAGATGCCCTCATGGAAGCAAAAGATCTAGGATTTGCTGAAGCAGATCCTACTGCAGATGTAGAAGGTTTAGATGCTGCTAGAAAAATGGCCATCTTAGGCAGACTTGCATTTTCAACCAACGTAGACCTTGAAGAAGTCGAAGTATCTGGTATTAAAAATTTAGAACTGGCAGATTTGGAATACGGAAATACGCTTGGGTATACCATGAAATTAATCGGCTCTGCCAAATGCAAGGATCAGAAAGTAGAAGTGAATGTACAGCCAACGCTCCTATCAAAAAACCATCCATTAGCCGATGTTAAAAACGAGTACAATGCTGTCTATGTGTACGGAGAAGCTGTTGGAGAAACAATGTTCTATGGTCCAGGGGCAGGTGGTTTGCCAACTGCAACTGCTATCATGTCGGATGTTGTAGAAGTAATTAAACATATTCATTTAGGTGTGAATGGAACACAAGTGACAGAACCACGCTTTAAGAAGGAATTAATGAAAGCTGATCAACGCTTTGGACAATACTATTTAAGGTTGCATGTTAAGGATGAAGTTGGCGTATTCTCAGCAGTTTCGTCGCTATTCAATGAATTAAATATTAGCTTTAAGCGTATTTTACAAAATCCGATTAAGAAACACGAAGTAGCGGAAATTGTTTTAGTGACACACCAAACATCACTGGAAAACTTCAACAAATCATTAAATAAACTGAAAGATTTAAATGTTGTTCTAGATGTAAAAAGCTATTATAAAGTTGAAGGAGATGTTACAAGTGAAATGGCCAGGACTACTGAAACACTATAA
- a CDS encoding MFS transporter has protein sequence MDKRVYLLTIVSFVVGMVELIIGGILDLVATDLGVSLGQAGLLITIFSLVFAIAAPILLAATSNMERKRLMIIALFIFLFGNLIAVISPSYAMLLIARIISAASGSLLVVLCITMASNIVDAQYRARAIGIVFMGISGSLVLGVPIGVMLGNAFSWRAPFLLISILTVGSIIGVYFFLGKIAPKQPVTIREQLGTLKNKKILFAQLTTFLFLAGHLTLYGYLTPFLQSTMNLDSTWVSIVYLLFGVAAVTGGAIGGMFSDRFGAKRTILYVITVFGLSIFAIPYTTFALPLFLIVMIIWSMMSWAITPAMQSYLIQTSPETSDTQQSLNNSALHFGIAFGSLIGGVVIEQASVNYNATVGGFFVILALGAAIFSMYGALSWNRKIEKTRA, from the coding sequence ATGGATAAAAGAGTTTATTTATTAACGATTGTTTCGTTTGTTGTGGGGATGGTCGAATTAATTATAGGAGGAATACTAGATTTAGTAGCAACAGATTTAGGTGTTAGTTTGGGACAAGCTGGTCTGTTAATTACTATCTTTTCACTGGTATTTGCAATTGCTGCCCCCATTTTATTGGCTGCAACCTCAAACATGGAACGAAAACGATTAATGATAATAGCATTGTTTATATTTTTATTTGGAAATTTAATAGCAGTAATCAGTCCGAGCTATGCCATGTTACTTATTGCACGAATCATTTCTGCTGCTAGTGGTTCCTTACTCGTTGTCTTATGTATCACGATGGCATCCAATATTGTTGACGCGCAATATCGTGCTCGAGCAATTGGAATTGTTTTTATGGGAATCAGCGGTTCACTCGTATTAGGTGTACCAATCGGGGTCATGCTGGGGAATGCATTTAGTTGGCGAGCTCCTTTCCTTCTAATTTCCATTTTAACGGTAGGCTCCATTATAGGTGTATATTTCTTCTTGGGCAAAATTGCTCCGAAACAACCTGTTACGATTAGAGAGCAATTAGGAACATTGAAGAACAAAAAAATTCTATTCGCCCAATTGACTACATTTCTATTCTTAGCCGGACATTTGACTTTATATGGTTATTTAACTCCATTTCTTCAATCAACTATGAATTTGGATAGTACATGGGTTAGTATTGTATATTTACTATTCGGTGTCGCTGCAGTAACCGGTGGAGCAATTGGAGGTATGTTCTCTGATCGATTTGGTGCAAAACGTACGATTCTCTACGTTATTACTGTGTTCGGTCTATCGATTTTTGCAATTCCATATACGACGTTTGCATTGCCACTGTTCTTAATTGTAATGATTATATGGAGCATGATGAGTTGGGCGATCACCCCAGCCATGCAAAGCTATTTAATACAAACTTCTCCAGAAACATCCGATACGCAACAAAGCTTAAATAACTCCGCTTTGCATTTCGGGATTGCATTTGGATCATTAATTGGTGGCGTGGTCATTGAACAGGCATCCGTTAATTATAACGCTACTGTTGGCGGTTTCTTTGTTATTCTTGCGCTTGGTGCAGCAATCTTTTCAATGTATGGAGCTTTGTCATGGAATAGAAAAATAGAAAAGACACGGGCTTAA